The region GAGAGATTTTTAACACCTGTAGTGATGGTTCCCGTATAGACTGTGTTTGGCAACAATGCATTGGTTGGCGTGAATGTAGCAGTTACTCCTGCATATGAAATGGTGCCTGGAATTATATTCACACCTTGCTTGAATGTAAACGTATTTACATTGATGGTGGAAGGATCCATAGGCATACTAAAAGTAGCTTTTATGATCTTATTTAAAGCAACTCCTGTTTCATTATTAAAAGGATCTGTCGAAAGAACAGTTGGAGCAGGAACCGTAAGGGTTGTAAATGACCAAACATAATTGTTCACCATAAATACACCCGCAAGATTCTTTACTGTATTGGTAATTGTCATGGTATAAAGTGTGTTGGACTTCAACGCACTTGATGGTACAAATGAAGCAGTTGTACCCTGATACAATACCACTCCTTTTATCTGATTGACGCCTTGCATCATGATGAAACTGCTGGTATTAATACTGGATGGATCCATGGTCATACTGAAGTTTGCAGTAACAACTTTATTGGTCGGGACATTGGTCGCATTGTTGACCGGATCGGTGGAAATTACAATAGGAGCCAAATTCGATGCAGTGGTAAATGACCATACATAATCATTCAACATTTGAGTACCTACAATATTCTTTACTGAATTTTTAATGGTCGCGGTATAAACCGTATTGGCTTTAAGTGCTTGTGAAGGAGTAAAACTTGCAATGGTTCCGGCATAAGAAATAGTTCCCGGAATCAATGTTGACCCTTGCATCAAGATAAAACTCTGTGTTGTAATGGTCAATGGATTCATTGGTGTACTGAACCCAACACGAATGATTTTATTAAGCGCTACGCCTGTTTCACCATTTGCGGGATCTGTAAAAATAACCGTCGGCGCCAAAATTGAACCTGTACTAAAGATCCAAACATAATCGGCTGACATGTTTACACCTTTTTGACTTTTTACGGATCCACTGATGGTTACTGTGTAAGTGGTATTTGCAACAAGTGACGCTGCTGGAGTAAAACTTGCGGTCACCCCTGAATAACTTACGACTCCGGATATGATATTAGTTCCTTGTCGTAAGATAAAACTGGAAGAATTGATGGAAGCGACATTCATCGCTTCACTAAATGTAGCAGTTATAACTTTTGACAGGACAACATTGGTTTCTTCATTTGCCGGATCTGTTGAAATTACAAATGGAGAAACATTGTTAATGGTCATAAATGTCCACACATAATCATTTACCAATGGTGTTCCGGAGATATTCTTAATTGCGGAAGTTAAGATTGCTGTATAAGTTACGTTTGGATCAAGTAAAGTGGCTGGTTGAAAACTAACAGTAGTGCCATTATATGAAATGACGCCATCTATCTGGTTTGTTCCATCGGTCACAATAAAAGAGCTTGCAGAAAAAGTACTGGCATCCATCACTTCACTGAAAGTGGCGCGAATGACTTTATCCAATGCAACATTCTTTTCATTATTGAACGGATCTGTTACGATGACAATGGGTGACAAGGTAATTCCGGTACTAAAAGACCAAACATAATCCACTTGCAACGCATTTCCTCTGATGTCCTTTACCCCTCTTGTTACTCTACCTGTATATGTCGTGTTTGGTTCCAAATCCTGAACTGGATTGAAACTAGCTGTATTACCTGAATAGGTTAATACGCCAGTTATTTGCGAAAGTCCTGTAATGTTAATGTTTCCGGAATTGATGGTAGATGGATTCATCTCCTCATTAAAGGTTATAGTAATGACCTTATCACGTGCAACCCCTGTTTCTCCATTGGCCGGATCTGTAGAAATAACCAAAGGACAAAGTCCTTTAATATCAATAAAATCATCCTTTTTGCACGAAGCCATTAAGGCCAACGATGCTATAGCAAAAAGGGTAAATAACTTTTTCATTTTCATTAATTAAACGTTAAAAGTGAATGAATTTTCACTTTGATAAATAGATATAAATATCAACTCATGGGTTTGGGGTACACAATAGAGTAATCAGTCTTAATTTAAATTTTAAAAAATCAACTCCTGATTCCCGTTAAAATGTACATCTGATCAAAAATCAAATAATCAAATGGCTTGTATTCAATTGCACTTCAATCGGCCGGTCGTTTCAAATTCAATATTGCGTTGAATGCACTTTGCAAAAAAGACTTTAATTTCAATTCATTGTTAACTCCAATCTGTGAAATGCCACAAAGCAACCCACTTAATACCAATCTCCTTATTGGCTTTTTGGAGGCCCAGTTATAAATTCCTGCTGATAATTCGGAGGATGTAAATCCCAATACCAGATCAAATACTCCATACTTAAAATCACTGGAGGATGCAATTTCACTTATGCCATCTTTTAAATATTCAGTAATTTTTTCTTTATTAAACATTGACAAAATATTATCCTTAAGCACTTCTTCCTGAACCTTACTCTTTGTCTCCAACCTAATAATTTCTTGATCCAGGTCTAATTCAGATGTGATGTAATTCATGACTTTGTGATTTCTACTTTGTGAAGCAAAATTTTAGAAATTATCCTCCTAATACTTCGATAACCAAAAAAAGAAAAAACAACAGAAAATATAAAGATTACACATGACAAGACAAAAAAACCAGCGTATGGCTTACCGATCAATTCTCCCAAATATAAAGACAAACCAATCGCTAAAAAAAGAAAAGAAAAACACAACAGAACCAAATAAAAAATCTTTGCTGTAAGGTAACTGGTCAAATCTATACTCTTCTTAATGGTCTTTAACTGATACAGATTGTACTTAGTACGAACATATTCTTCAGTATATTCATACGCTGATTTAATTTCCTCCATCTTCAATCCCATAATTAAATTATTTACTGTGTAATATTAGAATTTGCAAATATTGATAAAGCAAGTCAATACTTACTAACAAATTCAATCATCATGAAGGCACCTTTTGATCACTTGTTTTAGGATTGTGATTTGTTCCTTCAGGTTTAGAAATCCAGGTCTCACTTATGTGCGTAGCCCTTTCCTTAATGGACTCATACTTCTTAGTAAGCAGACTAATGAATTCATCAATCCTATTTTCCAAATCGTCTGTCAACTCATTTTGTCTCTCTACAATTTTTCTCCTGGTCTTGGATCCTTTGTGAGGTGCAAATAAAACACCTAACGCAACCCCAACAGCAACTCCGGCTGTAATCCCTAACAAAACTTTTCCCAAATTCATAATAGTATTTTTTTTGTGTTATAAAATATTTACTTACTCCACAAAATTGATCTATATTTCTGAATATAATTTACACCTTAAATTTTTTAACTTACATGATTTACTGTTAATTTATAAACGAATCATCCCGTATAAAAAACACTATTCTTTGAAATAAAATTAAATTGAAAAAATATTTAAAAAAAAAATCCTGCTTCTTTCGAAACAGGATTCTAATTTTCAAGGGTATTATTTCAATTTACTCAGCGATATCTTTAAAATATAAAAGAAACACCTACATAAACTGCATTGGTTTTTATATGCGATTTATCTAATAAATAATAAGAATTGTTGATGTCTGTTCTGCTGTTGTCACTGATGTCGATCAATCCAACTACTCCACGATATCCCAATCCCAGTCTTATATTCTTGGCTGGATTCAGAGCAAAATCTACACCTGCGCCATAGGCAAATCCCAAGTCACCTCTTTTTACCGAAAGCACTCCATCTGTCGATCCAGGTGTTCCTCCATCTGCAATCACCAACCTGCTTCCCACACTTATTCCTACCTGCGGACCAGCCACCAAATTCAGATTGACGAATTTATTTTTTCCAGTGTTCAGCGAAAGCATCAATGGTATATTTAAATACTGTAGTTTAATATTTCGCTCTACATCCATCTCCTTATACTTTTGAGACAATGAACTATAAATTAGCTCTGCCTGGATTCCCATGAATCTCGAAAAACTAAATCCAAGAAAGGCGCCCACTCCGTATCCCAGCGTCACCTCTCCTTTAATAACACCACCGGCTGAATTATTGATGTCCAATTTTGAAAAAGTTGGCATCAGTCGAATCCCCACAACAGCCCGCTGTGCGTTAATGCTTCCAGCACCAGTAAATAAAAATGCAGTGAAAGCACAAAAAATAAATAATTTCATTTTAAAGTTAAACATAAATTTAAGATTGATTTTAATTAGGATACAAAGATCCTTCACTTCTTTTTATTAAAGTTACAGAAGAACTACTGATTGTTACAAAATTTACATAATTAAACTGGCAATACATAAATCCAACAATAATGCAATTAAAATAAATCTATTGTAAAGTAGAATAAATTCAATTTGACAATTAATCATCTTAACAATTTTATCTGTTTAAAAAATTAATTAAACAGAAACGACAGATCT is a window of Candidatus Vicinibacter affinis DNA encoding:
- a CDS encoding Ig-like domain-containing protein → MKKLFTLFAIASLALMASCKKDDFIDIKGLCPLVISTDPANGETGVARDKVITITFNEEMNPSTINSGNINITGLSQITGVLTYSGNTASFNPVQDLEPNTTYTGRVTRGVKDIRGNALQVDYVWSFSTGITLSPIVIVTDPFNNEKNVALDKVIRATFSEVMDASTFSASSFIVTDGTNQIDGVISYNGTTVSFQPATLLDPNVTYTAILTSAIKNISGTPLVNDYVWTFMTINNVSPFVISTDPANEETNVVLSKVITATFSEAMNVASINSSSFILRQGTNIISGVVSYSGVTASFTPAASLVANTTYTVTISGSVKSQKGVNMSADYVWIFSTGSILAPTVIFTDPANGETGVALNKIIRVGFSTPMNPLTITTQSFILMQGSTLIPGTISYAGTIASFTPSQALKANTVYTATIKNSVKNIVGTQMLNDYVWSFTTASNLAPIVISTDPVNNATNVPTNKVVTANFSMTMDPSSINTSSFIMMQGVNQIKGVVLYQGTTASFVPSSALKSNTLYTMTITNTVKNLAGVFMVNNYVWSFTTLTVPAPTVLSTDPFNNETGVALNKIIKATFSMPMDPSTINVNTFTFKQGVNIIPGTISYAGVTATFTPTNALLPNTVYTGTITTGVKNLSGIPMANNYVWTFTTLVSIAPNVIATDPNNGATGVALNKTITATFNMPMDPLTINGNTFTLKQGANTITGTVSYAGTTATFNPTSALLPNTIYTGTITTGAKNLAGISLVNNYVWTFTTVAGIPPTVISTDPNNNAVGVAQNKSITATFSVPMDPTTINSANFFLKQGSNLIPGSISYSGTVATFNPTNDLELNTVYTVTITNSVKDLAGTPMTNNYVWTFTTKTFINPPLVNLKSVERFGIIAGVGISNNAGISVINDLDVGISPGVRSSVTGFPPAIVVNGAIYASDDVSPPGIAALLTQAKADLTAAYNFAQGASNPPPVTISGDQGGLTLAPGIYKTTSSLQIASGDLTLDAQGDPSAVWIFQIASSLTTIGGAGGSVILAGGAQAGNIFWAVGSSATIGNSTAFQGNVLALTSITMNTGASVDGRMLCINGAVVLTGTNVINRP
- a CDS encoding YtxH domain-containing protein, whose amino-acid sequence is MNLGKVLLGITAGVAVGVALGVLFAPHKGSKTRRKIVERQNELTDDLENRIDEFISLLTKKYESIKERATHISETWISKPEGTNHNPKTSDQKVPS
- a CDS encoding PorT family protein, whose product is MFNFKMKLFIFCAFTAFLFTGAGSINAQRAVVGIRLMPTFSKLDINNSAGGVIKGEVTLGYGVGAFLGFSFSRFMGIQAELIYSSLSQKYKEMDVERNIKLQYLNIPLMLSLNTGKNKFVNLNLVAGPQVGISVGSRLVIADGGTPGSTDGVLSVKRGDLGFAYGAGVDFALNPAKNIRLGLGYRGVVGLIDISDNSRTDINNSYYLLDKSHIKTNAVYVGVSFIF